A single genomic interval of Anopheles marshallii chromosome 2, idAnoMarsDA_429_01, whole genome shotgun sequence harbors:
- the LOC128708341 gene encoding GTPase Era, mitochondrial gives MALILLQRIRIIPAPFLGLQHCQRCFSARLSENVSNDNGTELQHPGSRNTERLIKVAIIGLPNAGKSTLINRLIDQRVCPVSAKVHTTRKASKAIHSKSNSQAILFDTPGLVGNREIKKHQLDTHFVSACRHAIQHSSLIGVVHDVSNSWTRHALNPVLLRVLEEYATIPSFLILNKIDTLKSKRILLDIVRNLTCNQLENIRNYGPLLRRRRNKESSQVTETNTVIDDREAITPAPSPPVDGWPNFTEIFMVSAVTGDGLREVMSFIHSNSKQQPWEHLPDEHTDLTPEQLIVQSVRARLLDFMPQEIPYLLQTELEYYEVVGGKILTSAIVTCPNDRIARLVCGESNGKLRQINEQVTSDLIETFGMPVLLSITTRVRSKEPKS, from the exons ATGGCTTTAATACTGTTGCAAAGAATTCGTATAATCCCAGCTCCGTTCCTTGGCCTGCAACATTGTCAACGGTGCTTCAGTGCTCgtttatcggaaaatgttagtAACGACAATGGCACAGAGCTGCAGCATCCGGGGAGCAGGAACACTGAGCGACTGATCAAAGTGGCCATCATTGGACTGCCAAATGCCGGCAAAAGCACCCTCATTAACCGTTTAATTGATCAACGG GTCTGTCCAGTTTCAGCAAAAGTTCATACGACAAGAAAGGCATCGAAAGCTATTCACAGCAAGTCCAATTCGCAAGCGATTCTTTTTGATACACCGGGGTTAGTAGGGAATCGGGAAATCAAGAAACATCAGCTGGACACCCATTTTGTATCCGCATGCCGGCATGCAATACAGCACTCGAGCTTGATTGGTGTGGTGCACGACGTTTCGAATTCATGGACACGCCATGCACTGAATCCAGTGTTGTTGCGTGTCCTTGAAGAATATGCTACCATACCGAGCTTCTTAATATTGAACAAAATCGATACGTTGAAATCGAAGCGTATTCTGCTGGACATTGTGCGGAACTTGACCTGCAATCAGCTGGAAAACATTCGAAATTATGGGCCACTTCTTAGACGACGAAGAAATAAGGAGTCTTCCCAGGTGACAGAAACGAACACTGTAATTGATGATAGAGAGGCGATTACCCCAGCTCCTTCACCACCCGTGGATGGATGGCCAAATTTTACGGAAATATTTATGGTTTCCGCAGTAACCGGCGATGGTTTGCGTGAGGTGATGTCTTTTATACACAGCAATTCGAAGCAACAACCGTGGGAACATCTGCCAGACGAACACACGGACCTAACGCCTGAACAGCTGATCGTGCAGAGCGTTCGTGCACGGTTGCTTGATTTTATGCCCCAGGAGATACCATACCTACTGCAGACGGAGCTAGAGTACTATGaagtggtgggtggtaagaTACTAACCAGTGCCATCGTAACCTGTCCGAATGACCGGATAGCCCGGCTGGTGTGTGGTGAATCGAATGGAAAGCTGCGTCAAATCAACGAACAGGTTACGTCGGATCTGATCGAAACGTTCGGCATGCCAGTGCTGCTTTCAATTACGACGCGGGTTCGCAGCAAAGAACCTAAGTCATAA
- the LOC128718388 gene encoding uncharacterized protein LOC128718388, which produces MSTPIFITVPTKYIPINVAPAVMAKPSTTPTTTRRLDHLTWEEKIQRKKLKNRVAAQTSRDRKKAKMEEMENTIQEQSEQIVQLQNRCSSLDTEKGAIYDKYLDLERRFEDLQKRLLAQEQKLVKEEPQEDDVVAGDSVGCVTAGRQTGSAASPRCPQQQGLYKCGPAEAQTTLSPTANDPRLAALLKIIAICLLYKTCSKISTCPTSKSLPKAYSQVSVQTWKTLITQAARLMPKASAPASACLDQWWGPQQQSWNPVDRRPLRGIEQEEHETCPDPAITLQNTQPAAILQNSDTLYGTYDNETNCITIVLADDEAVSETTVTCMDAQDVDGPSEELILLEQTEHSEEETMETTVSQSPLSSEPFSPLAPITIRSPSPLRDLLSPIALQPLKSPGGFSSVSDAGYESLGSPTPVSNASETIPSDPCTMSLDYALSDDFNEFWNLDPLFPILE; this is translated from the exons ATGAGCACCCCCATCTTTATCACTGTACCGACCAAGTACATTCCAATAAACGTGGCACCGGCGGTTATGGCAAAGCCGTCGACCACACCAACTACAACG CGCCGCCTGGATCATCTCACATGGGAGGAAAAAATTCAACGAAA GAAGCTAAAAAATCGTGTTGCTGCACAAACATCTCGCGACCGAAAGAAGGccaaaatggaagaaatggaaaatacgATCCAGGAACAGTCGGAACAGATTGTGCAACTGCAAAACCGATGCAGTTCACTGGACACCGAGAAGGGTGCTATCTACGACAAGTATCTGGATCTTGAGCGACGGTTCGAGGATCTGCAAAAGCGCCTGCTAGCACAGGAGCAGAAGCTGGTGAAAGAAGAACCGCAGGAAGACGACGTTGTCGCTGGTGACAGTGTGGGTTGCGTTACTGCCGGGCGCCAAACGGGATCAGCAGCATCCCCAAGATGCCCTCAGCAGCAGGGACTGTACAAGTGCGGTCCGGCGGAAGCGCAAACGACACTGTCACCGACAGCGAACGATCCGCGGCTAGCGGCCCTCTTGAAGATCATTGCGATCTGCCTACTCTACAAGACATGTTCGAAAATTTCGACGTGTCCCACCTCGAAGAGCTTGCCGAAAGCCTACTCGCAGGTATCGGTGCAGACCTGGAAGACATTGATCACGCAAGCCGCCCGGCTGATGCCGAAAGCGAGCGCACCAGCCAGCGCCTGCCTGGATCAATGGTGGGGCCCACAGCAGCAATCGTGGAATCCAGTCGACCGGAGACCCCTACGGGGAATC GAGCAGGAGGAGCACGAAACGTGTCCCGATCCTGCGATCACCTTACAGAATACGCAACCTGCAGCGATTCTACAGAATAGTGATACACTCTACGGCACGTACGATAACGAAACGAACTGCATAACGATCGTACTGGCAGACGATGAGGCAGTTAGCGAAACGACAGTCACTTGCATGGATGCACAAGATGTCGACGGGCCAAGCGAAGAATTAATCTTGCTTGAACAGACAGAGCATTCGGAGGAAGAGACAATGGAAACAACCGTCAGTCAGTCACCTCTCTCGTCGGAACCCTTCTCGCCACTTGCTCCCATCACAATAAGGTCACCATCGCCACTGCGGGATCTCCTTTCGCCGATTGCGCTGCAACCGCTCAAAAGTCCTGGAGGATTCTCTAGCGTTTCTGACGCCGGATACGAATCGCTCGGCTCGCCTACTCCGGTCTCAAATGCCAGCGAAACGATACCATCCGATCCCTGCACGATGTCTCTTGATTATGCGTTAAGCGATGATTTTAACGAGTTTTGGAATTTAGATCCACTATTTCCAATTTTGGAGTAG
- the LOC128718954 gene encoding GTP-binding protein 128up: MSTILEKIAQIESEMARTQRNKATAGHLGLLKARLAKLRRELISPKGGGGASEQGFEVSKTGDARVGFVGFPSVGKSTLLSNLAGVYSEVAAYEFTTLTTVPGCIKYKGAKIQLLDLPGIIEGAKDGKGRGRQVIAVARTCNLIFMVLDVLKPLTHKKLLEHELEGFGLRLNKQPPNISFRRKDKGGVNLNATAAQSELDLDTVKTILGEYKIHNADITLKYDATADDLIDVIEGNRIYIPCIYLLNKIDQISIEELDVIYKIPHCVPISAHHHWNFDDLLEMMWQYLKLVRIYTKPKGQLPDYSSPIVLHHEHTSVESFCNKLHRTIAKEFKYALVWGSSVKHQPQKVGIDHVLNDEDVVQIVKKV, encoded by the exons ATGAGTACGATACTGGAAAAAATTGCCCAAATCGAGTCTGAG ATGGCTCGAACCCAGCGTAACAAGGCAACGGCTGGGCATTTGGGATTGTTGAAGGCACGGTTGGCTAAGTTGCGACGAGAGCTCATCAGTCCGAAGGGTGGCGGCGGTGCATCGGAACAGGGATTCGAAGTTTCCAAAACCGGTGACGCCCGGGTTGGTTTCGTTGGGTTTCCCTCGGTCGGAAAATCGACCCTTTTATCCAATTTGGCCGGTGTGTACTCTGAGGTGGCCGCATACGAGTTCACAACGCTCACAAccgtaccgggctgtatcaagTACAAGGGCGCTAAGATACAGCTGCTCGATTTGCCCGGTATTATCGAAGGTGCGAAGGATGGCAAGGGTCGTGGTCGGCAGGTGATAGCGGTCGCACGTACCTGTAACCTTATCTTCATGGTGCTGGACGTACTGAAACCGTTGACACATAAGAAGCTGCTCGAGCATGAGTTGGAAGGATTCGGTCTGCGACTGAACAAGCAGCCACCGAACATTTCCTTCCGCAGGAAGGATAAGGGCGGAGTGAATTTGAATGCAACTGCCGCACAGTCGGAGCTGGACCTTGACACGGTGAAGACAATTCTCGGCGAGTACAAGATACACAATGCGGACATTACACTGAAGTACGATGCCACGGCCGACGACCTGATCGATGTGATTGAGGGCAACCGGATTTATATTCCTTGTATCTATCTGCTGAACAAAATCGATCAAATCTCGATCGAAGAGCTGGACGTTATCTATAAAATTCCGCATTGTGTTCCGATTTCCGCCCATCATCACTGGAACTTTGACGATTTGCTTGAAATGATGTGGCAATATCTGAAGCTGGTGCGAAT CTATACTAAACCGAAGGGACAGCTGCCGGATTATAGTTCACCGATCGTGCTGCACCACGAGCATACGTCTGTGGAAAGTTTCTGTAACAAGCTTCATCGAACAATTGCAAAGGAATTCAAATA TGCGCTCGTGTGGGGATCATCAGTAAAACATCAACCGCAAAAGGTCGGCATCGATCACGTGCTGAACGATGAGGATGTAGTACAGATTGTGAAGAAGGTTTAA